A region from the Polaribacter sp. Hel1_33_78 genome encodes:
- a CDS encoding isoprenyl transferase → MDKKLRINPQRVPKHVAIIMDGNGRWAKDKGMTRVFGHKNALTAVRQTLEAAGELKVRYITLYAFSTENWKRPKFEIDALMSLLISSLKKELPTFQENKIKVNAIGNIENLPKTAQKTLLDVIQKTKSNNEMTLTFALSYGSREEIVNAIKNISKKVVNKELDLEKIDENTINNHLYTFNLPNVDLLIRTSGEQRISNFLLWQIAYAELYFTNILWPDFRQEHFYDAIIDYQNRERRFGKTSEQLTE, encoded by the coding sequence ATGGATAAAAAACTACGCATTAACCCACAAAGAGTTCCAAAACACGTTGCCATTATTATGGACGGTAACGGTCGTTGGGCAAAAGATAAAGGGATGACTAGAGTTTTTGGACATAAAAATGCATTAACTGCTGTAAGACAAACACTGGAGGCTGCAGGAGAACTCAAAGTAAGATATATCACTCTATATGCTTTTTCTACAGAAAATTGGAAAAGACCTAAATTTGAAATAGACGCTTTAATGAGTTTACTAATTAGTTCACTAAAAAAAGAACTGCCGACCTTTCAAGAAAACAAAATAAAAGTGAATGCCATTGGCAACATAGAAAATCTGCCTAAAACTGCTCAAAAAACATTATTAGATGTAATTCAGAAAACAAAATCAAATAATGAAATGACCCTAACTTTTGCTTTAAGTTACGGATCAAGAGAAGAAATTGTTAACGCAATCAAAAACATATCTAAAAAAGTTGTTAATAAAGAGCTTGATTTAGAAAAAATTGATGAAAATACTATAAATAACCATTTATATACGTTTAATTTGCCCAACGTTGATTTATTAATAAGAACTAGTGGAGAACAACGCATTAGTAATTTCTTATTATGGCAAATTGCGTATGCTGAATTATACTTTACAAATATTCTTTGGCCAGATTTTAGACAAGAACATTTCTATGATGCCATCATAGATTATCAGAATAGAGAAAGACGATTTGGAAAAACAAGCGAACAACTTACAGAATAA
- a CDS encoding DUF6089 family protein has protein sequence MKKSILLIIFMNISSVSFGQMYEAGISIGGSNYVGDIGRFNYIYPNKIAGAAFFKYNLNPRMVLRATYSYLPIEANDKDADTDFRRDRGSSFSNTINELAVGLEYNFYEYDLSSDDKTWTPYILLELAAFNYQYVVTESSPDAYVYDTKNSFSIPFGVGFKSKLAGPLAFSLEAKFRYTFEDDLDYNNDTITDLNFGGTGNDWYMFTGFSLIYTFGRPACYTNGL, from the coding sequence GAACATTTCTAGTGTTTCATTTGGACAAATGTATGAAGCAGGAATCTCTATTGGAGGCTCTAATTATGTTGGAGATATCGGCAGATTCAACTACATATACCCAAATAAGATTGCGGGTGCCGCTTTTTTTAAGTACAACTTAAACCCTAGAATGGTTCTAAGAGCAACATACAGTTATTTGCCCATTGAAGCAAATGATAAAGATGCAGATACAGATTTTAGAAGAGATAGAGGATCAAGTTTTTCCAATACAATAAACGAATTGGCAGTAGGTTTAGAATATAATTTTTATGAGTACGATTTATCATCTGATGATAAAACTTGGACTCCTTACATTCTATTGGAATTAGCTGCTTTCAACTATCAATATGTTGTTACAGAATCGTCACCAGATGCATATGTTTATGATACTAAGAACTCATTTTCTATTCCTTTTGGTGTTGGATTTAAATCAAAATTAGCAGGTCCTTTAGCATTTTCTTTAGAAGCCAAATTTAGATATACATTTGAAGATGATTTAGATTACAATAATGATACAATTACCGACCTTAATTTTGGAGGCACTGGCAATGATTGGTATATGTTTACTGGTTTTTCTTTAATTTACACCTTTGGAAGACCCGCTTGTTACACCAACGGACTATAA